A window of the Candidatus Paceibacterota bacterium genome harbors these coding sequences:
- the tsaE gene encoding tRNA (adenosine(37)-N6)-threonylcarbamoyltransferase complex ATPase subunit type 1 TsaE has protein sequence MESIFITKSPAQTKKLGQSLAKRILKSKAYGKATVLGLVGDLGGGKTTFLQGLAKGLEIKERVLSPTFVLIKKFSTSRRSFIHIDCYRIKKAGELLGLGFKEFVSDPRNIIAVEWSDRVKKIIPKNAILLRFEFVNKNTRKIVIELKNAP, from the coding sequence ATGGAATCCATATTCATTACAAAAAGTCCGGCTCAGACAAAAAAGCTTGGACAAAGTTTGGCAAAGAGAATTTTAAAATCAAAAGCCTATGGAAAAGCAACTGTTTTAGGATTGGTGGGAGATTTGGGCGGAGGAAAAACCACTTTTTTGCAGGGCCTTGCCAAAGGCCTTGAGATAAAGGAAAGAGTTCTCAGTCCTACTTTCGTCCTGATTAAAAAGTTTTCCACTTCCCGAAGGTCGTTTATCCATATTGATTGTTATAGGATTAAAAAAGCTGGAGAATTGCTTGGTTTAGGATTCAAGGAGTTTGTTTCCGATCCCCGGAACATTATCGCTGTTGAATGGTCAGACAGAGTCAAAAAGATAATACCGAAGAACGCCATTCTGCTGAGGTTCGAATTCGTAAATAAAAATACGAGAAAAATCGTGATAGAATTAAAAAATGCCCCGTAA
- a CDS encoding type II/IV secretion system protein gives MGENFKDSTKGLKISSEKNSEFKKNIKNISDLKTEIEKATIENVSELIETIMVGAINLGASDIHVEPEKDQAKIRTRVDGLLQDVTVIEYELYESLLSRTKLLSEIKMNISDRPQDGRFSVLLETLPIEIRTSTLPAEHGESIVLRILNPKSLVDLEALGLRSDLLNLFKKEIEKPNGMIIVTGPTGSGKTTTLYAFLKKINKPEIKIITIEDPIEYHVNGISQTQVNPSKGYDFASGLQSIVRQDPDVILVGEIRDPKTCQIALQAALTGHLVFSTLHTNDAAGTIARLTSLEGSLSNIGPAVNMAVAQRLVRKVCKKCNKLITPSPHILEKFKKELKSLPKTVKIPSISKGLKIPQAKGCKECNSTGYKGRLGIFEAILIDDEMEGFILKNPSIAAFKEEAIKRGMIPMRQDGLIKVLEGLTTIEEVERVSIE, from the coding sequence ATGGGAGAAAACTTCAAAGACAGTACCAAAGGATTGAAAATTTCTTCGGAAAAAAACAGTGAATTCAAAAAGAATATTAAAAATATTTCTGATTTAAAAACGGAAATTGAAAAAGCGACAATCGAGAACGTTTCCGAACTCATAGAAACAATTATGGTTGGCGCCATCAACTTGGGCGCCTCTGACATCCACGTTGAACCGGAAAAGGACCAAGCTAAAATCAGAACAAGGGTTGATGGTCTTCTGCAGGACGTAACCGTAATTGAATACGAACTGTATGAAAGCCTGCTTTCAAGAACAAAGCTCCTGTCTGAAATCAAGATGAATATTAGCGATCGGCCACAAGACGGCCGATTTAGTGTTTTATTGGAGACTCTGCCCATTGAAATAAGAACATCCACTTTGCCGGCCGAACACGGAGAATCAATTGTTTTGAGAATTTTAAATCCAAAATCCCTGGTTGATTTGGAAGCCCTGGGATTAAGAAGCGACTTATTAAATCTTTTTAAAAAAGAAATTGAAAAACCAAACGGCATGATTATCGTAACCGGCCCCACTGGTTCCGGTAAAACGACCACTCTTTACGCTTTTTTGAAAAAAATCAATAAGCCCGAAATAAAAATAATCACCATTGAAGACCCGATTGAATACCATGTCAATGGCATTTCCCAGACCCAAGTAAATCCGTCAAAGGGATATGATTTTGCCTCAGGCCTCCAATCCATTGTCAGACAGGACCCTGACGTCATCCTGGTCGGTGAAATCAGAGATCCGAAAACCTGCCAAATAGCCCTGCAAGCTGCTTTGACCGGCCACTTAGTTTTCTCAACCCTGCACACAAACGATGCAGCCGGCACTATTGCCAGACTTACCAGTTTAGAAGGATCTTTGTCCAATATCGGACCAGCTGTTAATATGGCTGTTGCCCAGAGATTGGTCAGAAAAGTCTGCAAAAAATGCAACAAATTAATAACTCCCTCTCCGCATATTTTGGAAAAATTCAAAAAAGAACTGAAAAGCCTGCCGAAAACCGTAAAAATTCCCTCAATCAGCAAAGGGTTAAAAATCCCCCAGGCCAAAGGATGTAAAGAATGCAATTCCACCGGCTATAAAGGAAGGCTTGGCATATTCGAAGCAATCCTGATTGACGATGAAATGGAAGGTTTTATTTTAAAAAACCCGTCAATAGCCGCTTTTAAAGAAGAAGCCATAAAAAGAGGCATGATTCCCATGCGCCAGGACGGCCTGATCAAGGTCTTGGAAGGTCTGACAACAATTGAAGAAGTGGAAAGAGTATCAATTGAATAA